AGCGCGAGTTCGCCGTGATGAAACGCGACGCGATCATCGTCAACACCGCGCGTGGCGGCATCATCGACGAGAGGGCGCTCTGCGCCGCGCTGCGCGGCGGCGTGATACGGGGCGCCGCGCTCGACGCCACCGTCTCCGAGCCGCCTTACGGCGAGGAGATACTCACCCTTCCCAACTGCATCGTAACGCCCCACGCCGGGGCGGCGACGAAGGAGGCAAGCGCGAAGATGAGCCTGATGTCGGCGCGGAACGTACTTGACGTGCTGACGACGGGAGAATGCAAATACGCTGTAAATTGATTTGAAGAAAGAATAAAGGAGGGGCAAATTATGGCAAAAAATTTTACCGATCTGACAGGCAAAAAAGCGATCGTGACGGGCGGGGCGCAGGGGCTAAGCTATGGGGCCGCGGAGGGGCTCATGGAGGCCGGCGCGGAAGTCTGCATCATGGATATCAACCCCAAGGTGGCCGACGTGGCGAAGGCCTTCTGCGAGAGGGGCTTTAAATGCTCCGCGGTGACGGCTAACCTTGGCGACAAAAAGGAGCGCCGCGAGAAGTTCCTTGAAGCAGTCGAAAAGCTCGGCGGGCATCTCGACATCCTGGTAAACGGCGCGGGGGTGCAGCGCCGCCATAAATGCGAAGAATTTCCCGAGGAAGACTGGGAGTTCGTGCTCAACGTCAACCTCAACGCGGTCTTCGCGCTCTCGCAGATGGCGGGGCAGACCTTCATCAGGCAGGGGAGCGGCGGCAAGATAATCAACTTTGCCTCGATGCTCGCCTTCTTCGGCGGCTACACCGTTCCGGCCTACGCCGCCTCGAAGGGCGGGATCGCGCAGCTCACGAAGGCCCTCTGCAACGAATGGGCCGAAAAAAATATCAATGTGAACGCGATCGCCCCCGGCTATATGGACACTGAGATGAACACGGCGCTCACCGATCCGAACAACCCGCGTTTCAAAGAGATAACGGACCGCATCCCGCACAAGCGCTGGGGTACGCCCGAAGACGTCAAGGGGCCGATCATCTTCCTCGCCTCTTCGGCGTCGGACTATCTTGACGGCGCCATCATCCCCGTAGATGGCGGCTATCTCGTAAAATAGCGAAGAAGCGGAATGATGAAAAAGGCTGACATCGGCCTCATCGGCCTCGCCGTGATGGGCGAAAACCTCGTTATGAACATGGAATCGCGGGGATTCACCGTCGCCGTTTACAATCGCACGGCGGAAAGGGTCGACAGTTTCGTAAAGAGGCGCGCGGGCGGCAAAAATATTGTCGGGACAAAATCCCTCGCGGAACTTGTATCAACGCTCTCCCTGCCGCGCAAGATCATGCTGATGGTGAAGGCGGGCCCCGCGGTCGACTCGCTGCTGGAATCGCTGCTGCCGCTGCTCGAACCCGGCGACATTATCATAGACGGCGGCAACAGCCGCTACACCGATACGATCAGGAGATGCGCCGGCGTCGAAAGCAATGGCCTGCTGTATATCGGCATGGGCGTAAGCGGCGGGGAAGAGGGCGC
The window above is part of the Cloacibacillus evryensis DSM 19522 genome. Proteins encoded here:
- a CDS encoding SDR family oxidoreductase produces the protein MAKNFTDLTGKKAIVTGGAQGLSYGAAEGLMEAGAEVCIMDINPKVADVAKAFCERGFKCSAVTANLGDKKERREKFLEAVEKLGGHLDILVNGAGVQRRHKCEEFPEEDWEFVLNVNLNAVFALSQMAGQTFIRQGSGGKIINFASMLAFFGGYTVPAYAASKGGIAQLTKALCNEWAEKNINVNAIAPGYMDTEMNTALTDPNNPRFKEITDRIPHKRWGTPEDVKGPIIFLASSASDYLDGAIIPVDGGYLVK